The following nucleotide sequence is from Synechococcus sp. CBW1004.
TAGCAGGCGGAAGTGACCTGTGGTGTTGTACTTGCGCAGGACGACCGGATCCCAGCCCATCGGGCGTCATCAGAATGGTTGTTGCCATAAGCCTAGTCGGCGAGGGATCCGCCACCCCGCAGGCTAATCCGTGATAGCTTGTAACCCAAGCAACTGGTAGTCGGTACGATTTCGGGCTAGCGCCCCGCCGGTGGGTGTCTGGCTGTGGTCAGCCTGTGCCTGCCGGTTGTGGTCTTCATCCTTCTCGTTCCCGCTCCCCATGTCCAGGCTCGTCGGTCTTCCGGCTCCCGACTTCACCGCCACCGCCGTGGTCGATCAGGAGTTCAAGGAGATCAAGCTCTCCGATTACCGCGGCAAGTACGTGGTGCTGTTCTTCTACCCGCTGGACTTCACCTTCGTCTGCCCGACCGAGATCACCGCATTCAGCGATCGCTACGCCGACTTCACCTCACGCAACACCGAGATTCTCGGCGTGTCCGTCGACAGCCAGTTCAGCCACCTGGCCTGGGTGCAGACCGACCGCAAGAACGGCGGCCTCGGCGATATCGCCTACCCCCTGGTCGCTGACCTGAAGAAGGAGATCGCCCGCGCCTACGCCGTGCTCGACGAGGAGGAGGGTATCGCTCTGCGTGGTCTGTTCATCATCGACCCCGATGGTGTGATCATGCACAGCACGATCAACAATCTGCCGGTGGGCCGCAGTGTCGATGAGACTCTGCGTGTCCTTCAGGCCTTCCAGTACGTGCAGTCCCATCCCGATGAGGTCTGCCCCGCCAACTGGCAGCCCGGTGAGAAGACGATGAATCCCGATCCGGTCAAGAGCAAGGACTTTTTCGCCGCCGTCAACTGAGAGAGTCGCTCAGGCTGCCCGTCAGCTCTGGGTTCTCCGTGATTCATGTTTCGAACCCCTGGCCCTTTTCGGCCAGGGGTTCTTTTGTTGCAGCCTCCTGAAATCACGGCGTCTGGATGGCCTGAGCTGAGGCCGAGGCGATCCGGAGATCCGATCGGCTTCAACCCGATCCGCCTCCGGGAGAACAAAGAGCAGATTCGTCCAGCGTCCTGAACCTGGGGTCCTCAGCAGGTGGTTCAGCTGGACTCAGGCACCGATGGCGGCCAGCAGCCGCTGCCCGTCGAGCCCACCGGTGGCCGGATCGCAGGCCCGCTCCGGGTGGGGCATCAGGCCGAGCACGTTGCCGGCGGCATTGGTCAGTCCCGCCACATCCCCGACCGATCCATTGGGGTTCCTGGCATAACGCAGCACCACCTGACCCTGCTGCTCCAGCCGGTCCAGCTCCTCGGGCTCCACCTGATACCGGCCCTCTCCGTGGGCGATCGGCAGGGTGATGCGCTCTTCCTGTGCATAGTTCTGCAACCAGCGGCAACTGCCGGGATTCACGACCAGTTCCGCCGGCTCGCAGAGGAAATGCAGGCTGCGGTTGCGGGTGAGCGCCCCCGGCAGCAGACCCATCTCGGTGAGCACCTGG
It contains:
- a CDS encoding peroxiredoxin, producing MSRLVGLPAPDFTATAVVDQEFKEIKLSDYRGKYVVLFFYPLDFTFVCPTEITAFSDRYADFTSRNTEILGVSVDSQFSHLAWVQTDRKNGGLGDIAYPLVADLKKEIARAYAVLDEEEGIALRGLFIIDPDGVIMHSTINNLPVGRSVDETLRVLQAFQYVQSHPDEVCPANWQPGEKTMNPDPVKSKDFFAAVN
- the purQ gene encoding phosphoribosylformylglycinamidine synthase subunit PurQ: MTIGIVVFPGSNCDRDMRWALEGCLGRPTRFLWHEERDLSGLEAVVLPGGFSYGDYLRCGAIARFAPVLEELRNFAAAGGPVLGICNGFQVLTEMGLLPGALTRNRSLHFLCEPAELVVNPGSCRWLQNYAQEERITLPIAHGEGRYQVEPEELDRLEQQGQVVLRYARNPNGSVGDVAGLTNAAGNVLGLMPHPERACDPATGGLDGQRLLAAIGA